In the Rattus rattus isolate New Zealand chromosome 18, Rrattus_CSIRO_v1, whole genome shotgun sequence genome, one interval contains:
- the Clic2 gene encoding chloride intracellular channel protein 2: MILWLKGVKFNVTTIDTARKPEELKDLAPGTNPPFLIYNKELKTDFIKIEEFLEKTLAPPRYPHLSPKYKESFDVGCNLFAKFSAYIKNTQKEANKNFEKSLLREFKRLDDYLNTPLLDEIDPDSTEERTLSRRLFLDGDQLTLADCSLLPKLNIIKVAAKKYRDFDIPAEFSGVWRYLHNAYAREEFAHTCPEDKEIENTYASVAKQ; this comes from the exons ATGATACTCTGGCTTAAGGGAGTTAAATTTAATGTGACTACTATTGATACAGCCAG AAAACCTGAAGAACTGAAGGACTTAGCCCCAGGTACCAACCCACCGTTCTTGATATATAACAAAGAGTTGAAAACAGACTTCATCAAAATCGAGGAGTTTCTAGAGAAGACACTCGCTCCTCCAAG GTATCCTCATCTGAGTCCCAAGTACAAGGAATCTTTCGATGTGGGCTGTAATCTCTTTGCCAAATTTTCTGCATACATTAAGAAtacacaaaaggaagcaaataaga attttgaaaaatctcTGCTTAGAGAATTTAAACGTTTGGATGACTACTTAAATACCCCACTTCTGGATGAAATTGATCCTGACAGCACCGAGGAACGTACACTTTCCAGAAGACTGTTCTTGGATGGGGATCAACTAACACTGGCTGACTGTAGTTTGTTGCCCAAACTGAACATTATTAAA GTTGCTGCGAAGAAGTACCGTGACTTTGACATTCCAGCAGAATTCTCAGGAGTCTGGCGCTATCTCCACAATGCCTACGCCCGTGAAGAATTCGCCCACACATGTCCCGAagacaaagaaattgaaaataccTATGCAAGTGTGGCTAAACAGTAG